The following proteins are co-located in the Acinetobacter sp. NCu2D-2 genome:
- a CDS encoding BLUF domain-containing protein yields the protein MYQFCYISESTSDKSILLEDLRNILAEARDFNYRHQVSGALYFAEGYFFQCLEGDKEVLQSLIDKLKKDPRHTNIKLFEFKQIDEAVFADWSMKYISRRDEIHQCCQRMGFDAFKPYAFEQKHVDTLLEILKHQNESENEQNVA from the coding sequence ATGTATCAGTTCTGCTATATCAGTGAAAGTACCTCAGATAAGTCTATTCTTTTGGAAGATCTGAGAAATATTTTGGCAGAAGCACGTGACTTTAATTATCGGCACCAAGTGTCAGGTGCCTTGTATTTTGCTGAAGGCTATTTTTTTCAATGTCTTGAAGGGGACAAAGAGGTTTTGCAGTCTCTTATAGATAAATTGAAAAAAGATCCACGTCATACAAATATTAAATTATTTGAGTTCAAACAAATTGATGAAGCGGTGTTTGCAGATTGGAGCATGAAATATATCTCTCGGCGAGATGAAATTCATCAATGCTGTCAGCGTATGGGGTTTGATGCATTTAAACCCTATGCATTTGAGCAAAAGCATGTGGATACGCTTTTAGAAATATTAAAGCACCAAAATGAAAGTGAAAATGAGCAGAACGTTGCTTAG
- a CDS encoding proteasome-type protease — MTYCCALRLEDGMVFISDTRTNAGVDHISVFRKLYTFGTPDERLIVIQASGNLATTQAVIGHIKNHLELKHEPNILSLPTMFDVAELIGNTLKHVIENVTADTMEQSNYYCSLLVGGQIKGQDMQLYNIYPQGNFICATRDTPYFQIGESKYGKPILDRALSFDMPLDEALRCALISFASTLRSNVSVGIPLDVLVYHRDSLQQPQGKRITEDDPYFTSISKQWSELLKKGLQELPKPTEDYFN, encoded by the coding sequence ATGACCTATTGTTGCGCCCTAAGACTTGAAGATGGCATGGTATTTATTAGTGATACCCGTACCAATGCAGGGGTCGATCATATTTCGGTGTTCCGTAAGTTGTATACTTTTGGCACACCTGATGAGCGACTTATCGTGATTCAAGCCTCTGGGAATTTGGCAACGACTCAGGCGGTAATCGGTCATATTAAAAATCATTTAGAACTGAAGCATGAACCGAATATTTTATCTTTACCTACCATGTTCGATGTAGCAGAGCTGATTGGAAATACCCTGAAGCATGTGATTGAAAATGTCACGGCAGATACCATGGAACAAAGTAATTATTATTGTAGTTTATTGGTGGGTGGGCAAATCAAAGGGCAAGATATGCAGCTCTATAATATTTACCCACAAGGTAATTTTATTTGTGCAACTCGTGATACGCCGTATTTTCAAATTGGTGAAAGTAAATATGGTAAACCGATACTTGACCGTGCACTCAGCTTTGATATGCCACTTGATGAAGCACTGCGTTGTGCACTGATTTCATTTGCATCGACATTACGCTCCAATGTGTCAGTGGGTATTCCATTAGATGTCTTGGTATATCATCGTGACAGCTTGCAACAGCCGCAGGGTAAGCGAATTACCGAAGATGATCCATATTTCACGAGTATTAGTAAACAGTGGTCTGAATTGCTAAAAAAAGGTCTACAGGAGCTACCAAAACCGACAGAAGATTATTTTAATTAA
- a CDS encoding transglutaminase family protein, which produces MKLMVNHQTHYSYTADVTSSIQYIKMMPATNAHQHVQHWHVSVPGQKQLSKDAFDNIWMTSTQREPYQHLSIMAQGIIEIQPSKQDNGMIDQINPNLFLQPTSCTECNAEMKAFAHQYVPQLGRQNLMQLAQAVLERVQYVSNSTSVHASAIDSFNAKQGVCQDHSHIFIAMCKYLGVPARYVSGYLYAQNASHLASHAWAEVYIDQAWYCFDVSNQLFSPSAHIYVAVGRDYWDVAPVRGVREKGGVESMHSLVQVLSC; this is translated from the coding sequence ATGAAATTGATGGTGAATCATCAAACCCATTATAGCTATACGGCTGATGTGACTAGCAGTATTCAGTACATCAAAATGATGCCTGCGACAAATGCACATCAGCACGTACAGCATTGGCATGTCAGTGTGCCGGGGCAGAAACAATTGAGTAAAGATGCCTTTGACAATATTTGGATGACCAGTACTCAGCGAGAGCCGTATCAGCATTTAAGTATCATGGCACAAGGCATTATTGAGATACAGCCGTCAAAGCAAGATAACGGCATGATTGATCAGATCAATCCCAATTTGTTTTTACAGCCGACCAGTTGTACTGAATGTAATGCTGAAATGAAAGCTTTTGCACACCAGTATGTGCCACAGCTTGGTCGACAGAATCTGATGCAATTGGCTCAGGCTGTTTTAGAGAGAGTGCAGTATGTATCGAATAGTACTTCGGTGCATGCATCTGCAATTGATTCTTTTAATGCCAAGCAGGGCGTTTGTCAGGACCATAGCCATATATTTATTGCAATGTGTAAGTATTTAGGTGTACCTGCACGTTATGTTTCAGGATATCTATATGCACAAAATGCATCGCATCTGGCGAGTCATGCATGGGCTGAAGTTTATATTGATCAAGCATGGTATTGTTTTGATGTGAGTAACCAACTATTTTCGCCTTCAGCGCATATTTATGTGGCTGTAGGTCGCGATTATTGGGATGTCGCGCCTGTGCGTGGAGTAAGGGAAAAGGGTGGAGTGGAATCAATGCATTCCCTCGTCCAAGTGTTAAGTTGTTAG
- a CDS encoding alpha-E domain-containing protein: MVLLNSNAQHIFWLGRYLSRTQFLCAHFPFIKDDEAIAYAHAFCLPAFDAASLNALVLDETQPTSFKQQFQIAKDNIQELRGVFSAKAYAELNKLVKTADQNPGYICDVISDCQDILEAESADVFLFFSLGQCLEQLDHELRLGGDTALTLSKINYIVDELVEMGWTDLKEFWNELRQNTDLMRFYHFSDSIQHMFEIDV, encoded by the coding sequence ATGGTTTTGCTCAATTCCAATGCACAGCATATTTTTTGGTTAGGACGTTATTTATCTCGTACTCAGTTTTTGTGTGCACATTTTCCATTTATTAAAGATGATGAAGCGATTGCCTATGCGCACGCTTTCTGTTTACCTGCATTTGATGCTGCCTCATTAAATGCGCTTGTTTTAGATGAAACACAGCCAACTTCATTTAAGCAACAATTTCAGATTGCTAAAGACAATATTCAGGAATTACGCGGTGTTTTCTCGGCAAAGGCTTATGCCGAACTGAATAAACTGGTGAAAACGGCTGACCAAAATCCAGGATATATTTGTGATGTCATCTCAGATTGTCAGGATATTCTAGAAGCTGAATCTGCTGATGTATTTTTATTTTTTAGTTTAGGGCAATGCTTGGAGCAGCTCGATCATGAATTACGATTGGGTGGAGATACTGCATTAACCCTGTCTAAGATCAATTATATTGTCGATGAATTGGTTGAAATGGGTTGGACAGACTTAAAAGAATTTTGGAATGAGTTACGTCAAAATACCGATCTAATGCGTTTTTATCATTTCAGTGACTCAATTCAACATATGTTTGAGATTGATGTATGA
- a CDS encoding circularly permuted type 2 ATP-grasp protein, whose product MLKENQDTNVTTTIDNFNTNELSANFNQAKDTHASVTVKPQRLFQQFSSQFFNEMTDDQAMSGIVGQKIEEWLAQHSLEELNALNQDAKSHFLYEGITFTVYGDDAGTERTIPFDVIPRVMARKQWNTVALGCSQRVRALNLFLNDIYHSQDILKANIVPELQVLTHEAYQPHMYQHSLKGNIYSQISGIDIIRDSKGEFYVLEDNLRTPSGVSYMLESRKISQKLMPKVFEQSHISGIEQYPQLLKEILAENAYVDKPFIVVLTPGRFNSAYYEHAFLAREMDVPLVTSRDLFVENSKVYVKTVRGRQQVDVIYRRVDDAYLDPLCFKPDSTLGVAGLMSAYLSHNVVIANAPGTGVADDKSIYPYVDKMIEFYLGEKPILKNVPTYQCREAQDLEYVLDNLSTLVVKEAQGSGGYGMLIGPQSSNQQIEDFRSKIMAAPHLYIAQPTLELSVCPTLTPHGIAERHIDLRPFVLSSPYRTEIVPGGLTRVAMQAGSLVVNSSQGGGIKDTWILDNLHS is encoded by the coding sequence ATGCTTAAAGAAAATCAGGATACAAATGTCACCACGACAATAGATAATTTTAACACAAACGAATTAAGCGCCAATTTTAACCAAGCAAAAGATACACATGCCTCTGTTACCGTAAAACCACAACGATTATTCCAGCAGTTTTCTTCTCAGTTTTTTAATGAGATGACCGATGATCAAGCCATGTCAGGCATCGTTGGACAAAAGATTGAAGAATGGCTCGCTCAGCATAGCTTAGAAGAACTAAACGCATTAAATCAGGATGCAAAATCACATTTCTTATATGAAGGTATTACATTTACAGTTTATGGCGATGATGCAGGTACTGAAAGAACAATTCCTTTTGATGTGATTCCACGTGTCATGGCACGTAAACAATGGAATACCGTTGCTTTAGGCTGCTCGCAGCGTGTTCGTGCATTAAATTTATTTTTGAATGATATTTATCATTCTCAGGATATTTTAAAAGCTAATATCGTGCCTGAGTTGCAGGTATTAACCCACGAGGCCTATCAGCCTCATATGTATCAGCATTCATTAAAGGGCAATATCTACAGCCAAATTAGTGGGATTGATATTATTCGCGATTCCAAAGGTGAGTTTTATGTACTTGAGGACAATTTAAGAACGCCATCGGGTGTGTCTTATATGCTTGAAAGTCGTAAGATCAGTCAAAAGCTCATGCCAAAAGTATTTGAACAATCGCATATTTCAGGGATAGAGCAATATCCACAACTTTTAAAAGAAATCTTGGCTGAAAATGCATATGTTGATAAACCATTTATTGTGGTGTTAACGCCAGGACGTTTTAACAGTGCTTACTATGAACACGCTTTCCTCGCAAGGGAAATGGATGTGCCTTTAGTAACATCACGTGATTTATTTGTTGAAAATTCCAAAGTATATGTAAAAACAGTCCGTGGTCGTCAACAGGTCGATGTTATTTATAGACGTGTCGATGACGCATATCTCGATCCTTTATGTTTCAAACCTGATAGCACGCTCGGTGTGGCAGGCTTGATGTCTGCATATTTAAGTCACAATGTTGTGATTGCAAATGCACCAGGTACAGGCGTGGCAGATGATAAGTCGATCTATCCTTATGTCGATAAGATGATTGAATTTTATTTAGGTGAAAAGCCAATCTTAAAGAATGTACCCACTTATCAGTGCCGTGAAGCACAGGATTTGGAATACGTGCTCGACAACTTAAGCACCTTGGTGGTGAAAGAGGCTCAAGGCTCAGGTGGTTATGGCATGCTGATCGGACCACAATCTTCAAATCAGCAAATTGAAGATTTCCGCAGCAAAATTATGGCAGCACCGCATCTTTATATCGCTCAGCCAACATTGGAGCTGTCTGTGTGTCCAACTCTAACACCTCATGGTATTGCAGAGCGTCATATTGATTTAAGACCATTTGTACTCAGTTCACCTTACCGTACCGAAATCGTGCCAGGCGGTTTGACACGTGTTGCGATGCAAGCAGGTTCGCTGGTGGTGAACTCATCACAAGGTGGCGGCATCAAAGATACGTGGATCTTAGACAATCTGCATTCATAA